In Deinococcus psychrotolerans, a genomic segment contains:
- a CDS encoding cyclase family protein, with protein MPDLPLGFRDISRALPNHHPTWPGDPPLIFAPAARIAGGDSVNTSSISTSTHTGTHVDAPWHYGDAAPKLDEVPLERYLGACLVVHVPPGDLVGAEVLSSLSDPLPPRLLLSTGQSAEWLTFPTDFRALDPAFVREAARRGVRLIGTDSPSIDPLTSKTLDAHQVCLEEGILIVEGLDLSGVEAGEYTLICLPLPLTGADGAPARAVLLPAGLLP; from the coding sequence ATGCCAGACTTGCCGCTCGGCTTTCGCGATATCTCCCGCGCCCTGCCCAATCACCATCCGACTTGGCCGGGCGATCCGCCGCTCATCTTTGCTCCGGCGGCCAGAATTGCCGGCGGCGACAGCGTGAACACCAGCTCTATCAGCACCAGCACCCACACCGGTACCCACGTGGACGCGCCCTGGCACTACGGCGACGCCGCTCCCAAGCTCGACGAAGTGCCGCTGGAGCGCTACCTCGGCGCGTGCTTGGTGGTGCATGTGCCGCCCGGCGACTTGGTGGGCGCTGAAGTGCTGAGCAGCTTGTCCGATCCCTTGCCGCCGCGTCTGCTGCTCTCTACTGGTCAGAGCGCCGAGTGGCTGACGTTCCCAACCGACTTTAGGGCACTCGATCCAGCTTTCGTGCGGGAAGCGGCGCGGCGCGGCGTGCGCCTGATCGGCACCGACAGCCCCAGCATCGACCCGCTGACCAGCAAAACGCTGGACGCCCACCAAGTTTGTTTGGAAGAAGGCATCTTGATTGTCGAGGGACTGGATTTATCCGGCGTGGAAGCGGGCGAATACACACTGATCTGCTTGCCGCTGCCGCTGACCGGCGCGGACGGCGCACCCGCCCGCGCCGTGCTGCTGCCAGCGGGGTTGCTGCCATGA
- a CDS encoding outer membrane lipoprotein carrier protein LolA, with protein MRKHSLAVLSLLGAFSLAQVSSASAQTADAILNNIASAQKSVKDISFRVSGTADQGGGVQKLDLNVQTIPASSLARVVFNAPDALADNIVIVSSQEIRNYLYLTNQITVTSLKKALNGQDLGGLDLSQLSNLVSALKTRYDVKVLGTTGAAPNRIYELEADPKTGVQGGSTHIFVSENGWRPTRFQAIDPKGKVVADLVVSNYKTNSGLSAAKLTQLPKDAEVIKQ; from the coding sequence ATGCGTAAACACTCCCTCGCCGTGCTGAGTTTGCTCGGCGCGTTTTCATTGGCTCAAGTCTCTTCCGCTTCTGCCCAAACGGCTGACGCCATCCTCAACAACATTGCCAGCGCCCAGAAGTCGGTCAAAGACATCAGCTTCCGGGTGTCGGGCACGGCAGATCAGGGCGGCGGCGTCCAGAAGCTCGACCTCAACGTGCAGACTATTCCGGCGTCCAGCTTGGCCCGCGTGGTCTTCAACGCGCCCGACGCGCTGGCCGACAACATCGTGATCGTCAGCAGCCAAGAAATCCGCAATTACTTGTACCTCACCAACCAGATCACTGTCACCAGCCTCAAAAAAGCCCTGAACGGTCAGGATTTGGGCGGTCTGGATCTGTCGCAGCTCAGCAATCTGGTGTCGGCCCTCAAAACCCGCTACGACGTCAAAGTGCTCGGCACCACCGGCGCGGCCCCCAACCGTATCTACGAACTGGAAGCCGATCCCAAAACCGGCGTGCAGGGCGGCTCCACCCATATTTTTGTCAGCGAAAACGGCTGGCGGCCCACCCGCTTTCAGGCGATCGATCCCAAAGGCAAAGTGGTGGCCGATCTGGTGGTCAGCAACTACAAAACCAACTCCGGCCTGAGCGCCGCCAAGCTGACGCAGCTTCCCAAAGACGCCGAAGTGATCAAGCAGTAA
- a CDS encoding LEA type 2 family protein, translating into MILPTRFALCALLTAAVLGLSSCAPALQQVIKVPTFSVVQTRLTGLSLGSPAIARVTLKLRIDNPNPVPARLANINAHFYLNGSDVGAVDLPNVNLPPRGSADQDAFLEIPVSFQNTAIWLQVARGREMPYRLDGTFTADLGALGKPSFGPYTLTQGLFQQPAILP; encoded by the coding sequence ATGATCCTGCCCACCCGTTTCGCGCTCTGCGCCCTTCTGACAGCCGCCGTGCTGGGCCTGAGCAGTTGTGCGCCCGCACTGCAACAAGTCATCAAAGTGCCCACTTTCAGCGTCGTGCAAACCCGCTTAACGGGGCTGAGTCTCGGCTCACCGGCCATTGCCCGCGTGACGCTCAAACTCCGCATCGACAACCCCAATCCGGTTCCGGCGCGGCTGGCCAACATCAACGCGCACTTTTATCTCAACGGCAGCGACGTCGGAGCAGTGGATTTGCCGAATGTCAATTTGCCTCCGCGTGGCAGCGCCGATCAGGACGCCTTTTTGGAGATTCCAGTCAGCTTTCAGAACACCGCCATTTGGCTGCAAGTGGCGCGGGGGCGCGAGATGCCCTACCGCTTAGACGGCACCTTCACCGCCGACCTCGGAGCGCTGGGCAAACCGAGCTTCGGGCCGTACACGCTGACGCAGGGCTTATTTCAGCAGCCCGCCATCTTACCGTGA
- a CDS encoding amidase, giving the protein MSAENDWGAWAYLPDEPLTGAAGGPLSGLTFSAKDLFEVEGWPLRASTHAALPSLPPSPLVSRLLELGATLLGKTHLHEIALGISGANPVTPGRNPLDSSRMPGGSSSGAAITVARGEVDFALGTDTGGSLRVPAAWCGVVGFKPTKGHPAWPTLGVLPLSLTCDHTGPLTRDMALAARLHAVLSGETVEAQSWAGKKVGLWRPADWLQAGALAALDETAAQLKVLGAQLSEIELPDMLDAYSPIVQSEAAAVHASALKDSPTGFSAGTEALLRLGAARTAKDVQAAFDKRQIYRDQLAALFERFDVLLAPAVPSAAPLIGQDHLTLPEGQTPLRVAVLRLTVPFSLLGAPTLALPRPAGGLSVGVQLVTAWQQDAELLGLALRLEKQLANP; this is encoded by the coding sequence GTGAGCGCCGAAAACGACTGGGGCGCGTGGGCTTACCTGCCGGATGAGCCGCTGACAGGCGCGGCGGGCGGGCCACTTTCTGGCCTGACCTTCAGCGCCAAAGACCTGTTTGAGGTGGAAGGCTGGCCGCTGCGGGCCTCCACCCACGCGGCGCTGCCGAGCTTGCCGCCCAGCCCGTTAGTGAGCCGCCTGCTCGAACTGGGCGCGACCCTGCTGGGCAAAACCCACCTGCACGAAATCGCCCTCGGCATCAGCGGCGCGAATCCGGTGACGCCGGGGCGCAATCCGCTTGATTCCTCCCGGATGCCCGGCGGCTCCAGCAGCGGCGCGGCCATCACGGTGGCGCGGGGCGAAGTGGATTTCGCTTTGGGCACCGATACCGGCGGCAGCCTGCGCGTTCCGGCGGCGTGGTGCGGGGTGGTGGGGTTCAAGCCGACCAAGGGGCATCCGGCTTGGCCGACTCTGGGCGTGCTGCCACTGAGCCTCACCTGCGACCACACCGGGCCGCTGACCCGTGATATGGCGCTGGCGGCCCGGCTCCACGCCGTGCTGAGCGGCGAAACGGTGGAAGCCCAGAGCTGGGCTGGAAAGAAAGTGGGACTGTGGCGGCCCGCCGATTGGTTACAAGCCGGAGCGCTCGCCGCGCTGGACGAAACGGCGGCGCAGCTCAAGGTGCTTGGCGCACAGCTCAGCGAAATTGAATTGCCCGATATGCTGGACGCTTACAGCCCCATCGTGCAGAGCGAGGCGGCGGCTGTCCACGCCTCGGCGCTGAAAGACTCACCGACGGGCTTTAGTGCTGGCACCGAAGCACTGCTGCGTCTGGGAGCAGCCCGAACGGCCAAAGACGTTCAAGCGGCCTTTGACAAGCGCCAGATTTACCGCGACCAACTCGCCGCCCTGTTTGAGCGCTTTGACGTGCTGCTGGCTCCCGCCGTGCCGAGCGCCGCGCCGCTCATCGGCCAAGACCATCTGACTTTGCCCGAGGGTCAAACGCCGCTGCGGGTGGCCGTTTTGCGCTTGACCGTGCCGTTTAGTTTGCTGGGCGCGCCGACGCTGGCCCTCCCCCGCCCTGCGGGTGGCTTGAGCGTGGGTGTACAACTGGTGACCGCTTGGCAACAAGACGCCGAGCTGTTGGGCTTGGCACTACGCTTAGAGAAACAACTCGCCAACCCCTGA
- a CDS encoding helix-turn-helix domain-containing protein, producing MTLSEQFQTLPKLLKVSEVADFTGTHERTVRRWIRDGRMPAVESPAGIRVPRRTLWRFLGLDLAVSPAA from the coding sequence ATGACCCTAAGCGAACAGTTCCAGACCCTGCCCAAGCTCCTGAAAGTCAGCGAAGTGGCCGATTTTACCGGCACCCACGAGCGCACCGTGCGCCGCTGGATCAGAGATGGCCGAATGCCTGCCGTGGAAAGTCCCGCCGGCATCCGCGTGCCGCGCCGTACGCTCTGGCGCTTTTTGGGTCTGGACTTGGCTGTTTCGCCGGCTGCCTGA
- a CDS encoding DUF554 domain-containing protein: MSLLTQLSGTLINTATVLIGSSIGLFLGSRLPPRTQRTLLQVLSLVTLYIAFGMAGSLNSVKAGSIPGVILALVGLALGAVIGEALKLEERLSTLGDTLKRRLKGEGQFTEGFVAAALLFCVGPLTLVGGIQNGLTGDNSSYILKATLDGISSIALASIYGVGVLLSAAAVLVIQGGIALASGGLASALLGGADPSTLNSNPYVLLITGAGGLMIAGIAWNLMLAGLGFEDDKRVRVASFLPALLVAPLLLWAAKSL; the protein is encoded by the coding sequence ATGTCTCTTCTCACGCAGCTTTCCGGCACCTTGATCAACACCGCCACTGTGCTGATCGGCTCCAGCATCGGTCTGTTCTTGGGCAGCCGCTTGCCGCCACGCACCCAGCGCACCTTGCTGCAAGTGCTGAGTTTGGTGACGCTCTATATCGCCTTCGGCATGGCGGGCAGCTTAAACAGCGTCAAGGCCGGCTCTATTCCGGGGGTGATTTTGGCTTTGGTGGGGCTGGCGCTCGGCGCGGTGATCGGTGAAGCACTGAAATTGGAAGAGCGTCTGTCCACTCTCGGCGACACCCTCAAGCGCCGCTTGAAAGGCGAGGGGCAATTTACAGAAGGCTTCGTGGCGGCGGCCCTGCTCTTTTGCGTCGGACCGCTGACCTTGGTGGGCGGCATCCAAAACGGCCTGACCGGTGACAACAGCTCTTACATTCTCAAGGCCACACTGGACGGCATTTCCTCTATCGCGCTGGCCAGCATTTACGGCGTCGGGGTGCTGCTCAGCGCCGCCGCCGTGCTGGTCATTCAGGGCGGCATCGCGCTGGCGTCTGGGGGGCTGGCCAGTGCGCTGCTGGGTGGGGCCGATCCCAGCACGCTGAACAGCAATCCGTATGTGCTGCTGATTACCGGCGCGGGCGGGCTGATGATCGCGGGCATCGCTTGGAACCTGATGCTGGCGGGGCTGGGCTTTGAAGACGACAAGCGGGTGCGGGTCGCCAGCTTTTTACCTGCTCTGCTGGTGGCTCCGCTGCTGCTGTGGGCGGCCAAGAGCTTGTAG
- a CDS encoding aminotransferase class I/II-fold pyridoxal phosphate-dependent enzyme: MTTSHPTGNSTQAQYDALKAKNLKLNMQRGQPSDADFDLSNGLLTILGEGEYMAGKLDTRNYPGGVQGLPEARELFGKYLDVKAANTIVWNNASLELQGFVLTAALLHGLKGSPKPWIRLEGKPKMIVTVPGYDRHFLLLETLGFELLTVEMQDDGPDVDAIEKLVSDELVKGLLFVPTYSNPGGESISAAKAQRLAGLKAAAPDFTIFADDAYRVHHLFEDDRDLPVNLVQLCAEAGHPDRAVVFASTSKITLAGAGLGFMASSEANITYLSKLLNAQSIGPNKVEQLRHVKFFEQYPGGVEGLMRRHAALLAPKFQAVHDVLSAELGEGGQYASWKSPKGGYFVSLDTALPVAERVVELAEQAGVSLTPAGATYPGGKDPHNRNIRLSPSRPPVAEVREAMQAVALCIKLASEEYRAQQA, translated from the coding sequence ATGACCACTTCTCACCCCACAGGCAACTCTACGCAAGCACAGTACGACGCCCTCAAAGCCAAAAACTTGAAGCTCAACATGCAGCGCGGCCAGCCCAGCGACGCAGATTTTGACCTCAGTAACGGCCTCCTGACTATTTTGGGCGAGGGTGAGTACATGGCGGGCAAGCTGGATACCCGCAATTACCCCGGCGGCGTGCAGGGCCTTCCCGAAGCCCGCGAACTGTTTGGCAAGTACCTGGACGTGAAGGCCGCCAACACCATCGTTTGGAACAATGCCAGCTTGGAGCTGCAAGGCTTCGTGCTGACCGCCGCTTTGCTGCACGGCCTGAAGGGGAGCCCCAAGCCCTGGATCAGGTTAGAGGGCAAGCCCAAAATGATCGTGACGGTGCCGGGTTATGATCGCCACTTTTTGCTGCTGGAAACGCTGGGCTTCGAGCTGCTGACGGTAGAGATGCAAGACGACGGCCCTGACGTGGACGCCATCGAAAAACTGGTCAGCGACGAACTCGTCAAGGGCCTCTTGTTTGTGCCGACCTATAGCAACCCCGGCGGCGAAAGCATCAGCGCGGCCAAAGCGCAGCGCCTCGCAGGCCTGAAAGCCGCAGCGCCCGACTTCACCATCTTCGCCGACGACGCTTACCGCGTTCACCACCTGTTTGAAGATGACCGCGACCTACCGGTCAATTTGGTGCAACTCTGCGCCGAGGCCGGACACCCTGACCGCGCGGTGGTGTTCGCCTCCACCAGCAAAATTACCCTGGCGGGCGCGGGTCTGGGATTCATGGCCAGCAGCGAAGCCAATATCACTTACCTGAGCAAGCTGCTCAACGCCCAGAGCATCGGGCCGAATAAAGTTGAGCAACTACGTCACGTCAAGTTTTTTGAGCAGTATCCGGGCGGCGTAGAGGGACTGATGCGCCGCCACGCCGCCCTGCTCGCGCCCAAATTTCAAGCGGTGCATGACGTCCTGAGTGCCGAACTCGGTGAGGGCGGCCAGTATGCGTCTTGGAAATCACCCAAAGGCGGCTATTTCGTCAGCCTCGATACGGCCCTGCCGGTGGCTGAGCGCGTGGTGGAATTGGCCGAGCAAGCTGGAGTCAGTCTTACGCCCGCCGGGGCCACCTATCCGGGCGGCAAAGACCCACACAACCGCAATATCCGCTTGTCGCCGAGCCGCCCGCCCGTTGCCGAGGTGCGCGAAGCGATGCAGGCAGTGGCGCTGTGCATCAAGTTGGCGAGCGAAGAATACCGGGCGCAGCAAGCCTAA
- the gatC gene encoding Asp-tRNA(Asn)/Glu-tRNA(Gln) amidotransferase subunit GatC, protein MIDAAELSHLMNLARLELGADEAEQMRGELSAILGYFEQLQAVNTDGVEEMQRPVALVNVMRDDVPAELMPHSALEHLAPAMQDGFVKVPRTVDAE, encoded by the coding sequence ATGATTGACGCTGCCGAACTCAGCCACCTGATGAACCTTGCCCGCTTGGAGTTGGGCGCGGACGAAGCCGAACAGATGCGCGGCGAACTGAGCGCCATTTTGGGCTACTTCGAGCAGCTTCAGGCCGTCAACACCGACGGCGTAGAAGAAATGCAGCGCCCGGTGGCCCTCGTCAACGTGATGCGCGACGATGTGCCCGCTGAACTGATGCCACACTCGGCGTTAGAGCACTTGGCTCCCGCAATGCAGGATGGCTTCGTGAAAGTGCCGCGCACAGTGGATGCGGAATAA
- the serS gene encoding serine--tRNA ligase, with translation MLDLKFIRDNPGLIKHAIQVKRIGLDLDELLQVDRELLELKQRVEALQAERNANAKAVPKVSKEEKPALIEKGKALGEELKELEPALRAHEDALKQLLLRVPNIPLAGVPEGVDDADNVELRREGELPTFDFTPLDHVALLDKHHWADAERVARVSGSRSYLLKGEAALLEQAILTFALTYLADKDFTPLSTTALVRPETLVATGHFPGGEDQVYKIEGLDLMLAGTAEVPVNSLYAGEILPEEDLPIRFAAISAAFRSEAGSAGRDVRGLIRVHEFRKVEQYVICRADQEEALQWFDTLLANAEGILQALELPYRVVQNCTGDMGAGKALMYDIEAWVPSEQLYRETHSCSYLGDWQARRTGLRYKGEGGKPHFAHTLNNTGIAVPRVLVPFLENHQQADGRIRIPAALQPFMGGKAFIG, from the coding sequence ATGCTTGATCTCAAATTTATACGCGATAACCCCGGCCTTATTAAGCACGCCATTCAAGTCAAACGAATCGGCCTTGACTTAGATGAATTGCTGCAAGTTGACCGCGAACTCCTCGAACTCAAGCAGCGGGTCGAAGCCTTGCAAGCCGAGCGCAACGCCAATGCCAAAGCGGTGCCTAAAGTTTCCAAAGAAGAAAAACCCGCACTGATTGAAAAAGGCAAAGCGCTCGGCGAGGAACTCAAAGAACTGGAACCCGCTCTGCGTGCCCATGAAGATGCCCTCAAGCAGTTGCTGCTGCGGGTGCCGAATATCCCGCTGGCAGGCGTGCCAGAAGGCGTGGACGACGCGGACAATGTGGAACTGCGCCGCGAAGGCGAGTTGCCCACTTTCGACTTCACCCCGCTTGACCATGTGGCTTTGCTCGACAAGCACCACTGGGCCGACGCCGAGCGGGTGGCCCGCGTTTCGGGCAGCCGCAGCTATTTGCTCAAAGGCGAAGCGGCGCTCCTAGAACAAGCTATTTTGACGTTCGCGCTGACCTATCTGGCCGATAAAGACTTTACGCCGCTGTCCACCACCGCGCTGGTGCGGCCTGAAACCTTGGTGGCGACCGGGCATTTTCCGGGCGGCGAAGATCAGGTCTACAAAATCGAGGGGCTGGATTTGATGCTGGCCGGAACCGCCGAAGTGCCGGTCAACAGCCTGTATGCTGGCGAGATTTTGCCGGAAGAAGACTTGCCGATCCGCTTTGCCGCCATTTCCGCCGCCTTCAGGAGCGAAGCGGGTTCGGCGGGGCGCGACGTGCGCGGACTGATCCGGGTTCACGAGTTCCGCAAAGTGGAGCAGTACGTGATTTGCAGGGCCGATCAGGAAGAAGCTCTGCAATGGTTTGACACTTTGCTGGCCAACGCTGAGGGCATTTTGCAAGCCTTAGAGTTGCCTTACCGCGTCGTCCAGAACTGTACCGGCGACATGGGCGCGGGCAAGGCGCTGATGTACGACATTGAAGCGTGGGTGCCGTCTGAACAGCTTTACCGCGAAACGCATTCATGCAGCTATCTCGGAGACTGGCAAGCCCGACGCACCGGTCTGCGCTACAAGGGTGAGGGCGGCAAACCGCACTTTGCCCACACGCTGAACAACACCGGAATCGCCGTGCCGCGTGTGCTGGTGCCGTTTTTAGAGAACCACCAACAGGCTGATGGACGCATTCGGATTCCGGCGGCCTTGCAGCCGTTTATGGGTGGGAAGGCGTTTATCGGGTGA
- a CDS encoding NADPH:quinone oxidoreductase family protein yields MQAFQCTHLGPPDELELNTLPDPTPAAGEVIIEVHAAPLNFPDVLMIEGKYQMRPELPFTPGAEVAGIVTAVGEGVTHLKVGDRVASFVQLGGFAQQAVAPANATFPLPNGVDFAEGAALPLAYGTSAHALLDRAELKAGQTLLVLGAAGGVGLAAVQIGKALGARVIAAASTDEKLELCRQNGADDTINYSTQDLRSALKELTGGKGPDVIYDPVGGKLAEPAFRSIAWGGKYLVVGFAEGEIPALPLNLALLKGASIVGVFWGEFAKRDPKKNLANLHQLLTWMGEGKVKPYISARYALADVPQALKDMAGRKVTGKAVIEPQR; encoded by the coding sequence ATGCAAGCCTTCCAATGTACCCACCTCGGCCCACCTGACGAACTTGAACTCAACACCTTGCCCGACCCCACACCCGCTGCGGGTGAGGTCATCATCGAAGTCCACGCCGCCCCGCTCAACTTCCCTGATGTGCTGATGATTGAAGGCAAATACCAGATGCGCCCCGAGTTGCCCTTCACCCCCGGCGCGGAAGTGGCCGGAATCGTTACGGCGGTGGGGGAGGGCGTGACGCACCTCAAGGTCGGTGACCGGGTGGCCTCGTTCGTGCAACTCGGCGGCTTTGCCCAGCAGGCCGTAGCGCCCGCCAACGCCACCTTTCCGCTGCCCAACGGTGTGGACTTTGCCGAAGGTGCGGCGCTGCCGCTGGCTTACGGCACCTCGGCCCACGCGCTGCTTGACCGTGCTGAACTCAAAGCGGGTCAGACTTTACTCGTGCTGGGCGCGGCGGGCGGGGTGGGCCTCGCGGCGGTGCAAATTGGCAAGGCGCTCGGAGCGCGGGTCATCGCGGCGGCTTCCACCGACGAAAAGCTGGAACTCTGCCGCCAAAATGGAGCCGACGACACCATCAACTACTCCACGCAGGACTTGCGCTCAGCCCTCAAGGAGCTGACCGGCGGCAAAGGCCCAGACGTGATTTACGACCCCGTGGGCGGCAAACTGGCCGAGCCAGCCTTCCGGTCTATCGCTTGGGGCGGCAAATACCTGGTGGTGGGCTTTGCCGAGGGTGAGATTCCTGCGTTGCCACTCAACCTGGCGCTGCTCAAAGGCGCGTCTATCGTCGGCGTGTTCTGGGGCGAATTTGCCAAGCGCGACCCCAAAAAGAACCTCGCCAATCTGCACCAACTGCTGACGTGGATGGGCGAGGGCAAAGTCAAGCCGTATATCTCGGCCCGCTACGCGCTGGCGGATGTGCCGCAGGCACTCAAGGACATGGCCGGGCGCAAAGTGACGGGCAAAGCGGTGATTGAGCCGCAGCGGTGA
- a CDS encoding histidine phosphatase family protein: MSQLLLIRHGQATPFEADTDRLSELGERQARQIGKALHAEHLGVTHLIHGPLVRQRRTALLAAEGLNWPTPQEDDRLAEYDGDGLLRWLAPLLAERDAEFAERVQKFEREKNGPQRNKYLQAVFEPLTDAYLRGELQHPEVESWAEFGARVQSAMRDVLRLPGATVLVFTSGGVIGSVVAGVLKAPPETALALNWRIKNGSITRLTYGGGRVSLDSFNETAHLGELQSWR; this comes from the coding sequence ATGAGCCAACTGCTGCTGATCCGTCACGGGCAGGCCACCCCCTTTGAGGCCGACACTGACCGCTTAAGCGAGTTGGGCGAGCGGCAGGCCCGCCAGATCGGCAAGGCGCTGCACGCCGAACACCTCGGCGTTACCCACCTGATCCACGGCCCGTTGGTCAGGCAACGCCGCACAGCGCTGCTGGCCGCTGAGGGCCTGAATTGGCCGACGCCACAAGAAGATGACCGCCTGGCCGAGTACGACGGCGACGGCCTGCTGCGATGGCTTGCGCCGCTGCTGGCTGAGCGTGACGCCGAGTTTGCGGAGCGCGTCCAGAAGTTTGAGCGCGAGAAGAACGGCCCGCAGCGCAACAAGTACCTGCAAGCCGTGTTCGAGCCGCTGACGGACGCTTACCTGCGCGGTGAATTGCAACACCCGGAAGTCGAAAGCTGGGCCGAATTTGGTGCGCGGGTGCAATCGGCCATGCGCGACGTGCTGCGGCTCCCAGGCGCAACCGTACTGGTGTTTACCTCTGGCGGCGTGATCGGCAGTGTGGTGGCGGGCGTGCTCAAGGCCCCGCCTGAAACGGCGCTGGCGCTCAACTGGCGCATTAAAAACGGCTCGATCACCCGCTTGACTTACGGCGGCGGGCGGGTCAGCTTAGACAGCTTCAACGAAACGGCGCATCTGGGCGAGTTACAGAGTTGGCGGTAA
- a CDS encoding DMT family transporter, with amino-acid sequence MNPALLGLLSALSYGVGDFLAGVASRYNSPFRVAALTHPPAALILLTLAVLLRQPLPPAADLWWGAAAGVVGLGAVLAFYKALALGPIGAVSVGAGALSAAVPVAVGVAGGELLGIWGWAGALCVLLGTALLSFTPQTGSKASSGVLLGLLAGVGFGFYFVMLGQAHDSAGALWTLSAARVASSLVIVPLTALTVGLRSQKLGLLLASAPGDTLGNVFYLLAVQGGGLAIGALLTSLYPAFTTLLAVAVLKEKLRPAQWGGVALALTGAALLTSG; translated from the coding sequence ATGAATCCTGCTCTCCTCGGCCTCCTCTCCGCGCTCAGCTACGGCGTGGGCGATTTCTTGGCGGGCGTCGCCAGCCGCTACAATTCGCCGTTCCGGGTCGCCGCGCTCACCCACCCCCCAGCGGCGCTGATCTTGCTGACTTTGGCTGTGCTGCTGCGCCAACCGCTGCCGCCCGCAGCGGACTTGTGGTGGGGAGCGGCAGCGGGCGTGGTGGGTTTGGGAGCAGTGCTGGCGTTTTACAAAGCGCTGGCGCTGGGGCCAATAGGCGCGGTGTCGGTGGGCGCGGGCGCACTCTCGGCGGCGGTGCCGGTGGCGGTGGGTGTCGCGGGCGGCGAACTGCTGGGCATTTGGGGCTGGGCAGGAGCGCTGTGCGTGCTGCTCGGCACCGCGCTGCTGAGTTTTACGCCGCAAACCGGGAGCAAGGCAAGCAGCGGCGTGCTGCTGGGCTTACTGGCTGGGGTGGGCTTCGGCTTTTACTTTGTCATGCTCGGTCAGGCCCACGACTCGGCAGGCGCTCTTTGGACGCTGAGCGCCGCCCGCGTGGCCAGCAGTCTGGTGATCGTGCCGCTGACCGCCCTGACCGTGGGCCTGCGTTCCCAAAAACTTGGCCTCTTATTGGCTTCGGCTCCCGGCGACACGCTCGGCAATGTGTTTTATCTGCTGGCGGTGCAGGGCGGCGGACTGGCGATTGGAGCGCTGCTGACCAGTCTGTATCCGGCGTTTACCACCTTGCTGGCCGTCGCAGTGCTCAAAGAAAAGCTGCGGCCTGCCCAGTGGGGCGGCGTGGCGCTGGCGCTGACCGGCGCGGCGCTGCTGACGAGTGGTTAA